The following are from one region of the Eulemur rufifrons isolate Redbay chromosome 17, OSU_ERuf_1, whole genome shotgun sequence genome:
- the ZBED3 gene encoding zinc finger BED domain-containing protein 3 — protein MWSEELAGTTEESRGPSPGLAPAPPGLLAAPCSEAWEYFHLAPARPGHPSGHRATCRLCGEQVSRGRGLPVETWTLWKHLKGAHQRELEGSGARCSPPAAPCPPPCPAEGDWARLLEQMGALAVRGSRRERELERREAAVEQGERALERRRRELQEDERAVARAHRELQAEREALQARLREVSRREGALGWAAASPPAPPKEDPEGDADGCVITKVLL, from the coding sequence ATGTGGAGTGAAGAGCTGGCGGGGACCACGGAGGAGAGCCGCGGGCCGAGTCCGGGGCTGGCGCCCGCACCTCCCGGCCTGCTGGCGGCGCCGTGCTCCGAGGCCTGGGAGTACTTCCATCTGGCGCCCGCGCGCCCGGGGCACCCGTCGGGGCACAGGGCCACGTGCCGCCTGTGCGGGGAGCAGGTGAGCCGAGGCCGGGGCTTGCCCGTGGAGACCTGGACGCTGTGGAAGCACCTGAAGGGCGCGCACCAGCGGGAGCTGGAGGGGAGCGGTGCCCGTTGCTCGCCGCCCGCCGCGCCCTGCCCGCCGCCCTGCCCCGCCGAGGGCGACTGGGCGCGCCTGCTGGAGCAGATGGGCGCGCTGGCCGTGCGCGGCAGCCGGCGCGAGCGGGAGCTGGAGCGGCGCGAGGCGGCCGTGGAGCAGGGCGAGCGCGCCCtggagcggcggcggcgggagctgCAGGAGGATGAGCGCGCCGTGGCCCGGGCGCACCGCGAGCTGCAGGCCGAGCGGGAGGCCCTGCAGGCGCGGCTGCGCGAGGTGAGCCGCCGAGAGGGCGCGCTGGGCTGGGCCGCGGCCTCGCCACCCGCGCCTCCCAAAGAGGACCCCGAGGGCGACGCGGACGGCTGTGTCATCACGAAGGTCCTCCTGTAG